Proteins from a genomic interval of Kitasatospora kifunensis:
- the nuoL gene encoding NADH-quinone oxidoreductase subunit L: MNSLIPLLVAAPLLGAALLLLGGRALDRFGHWLGTFAALLSFVFGLLLFSQMLGRSVDQRTVHQHLFSWIPVAGFQADVSFQLDQLSITFVLLITGVGTLIHLYSVGYMAHDERRRRFFGYLNLFLAAMLLLVLADNYLLLYVGWEGVGLASYLLIGFWQHKPSAATAAKKAFIVNRVGDMGLSIAIMLMFAQFGSFAFGPVFDTAHQASQGRLTAIGLMLLLAACGKSAQVPLQSWLGDAMEGPTPVSALIHAATMVTAGVYLITRSHAIFDLAPDAQTAVVCVGAVTLLFGAIVGCAKDDIKKALAGSTMSQIGYMILAAGLGPIGYVFAIMHLVTHGFFKAGLFLGAGSVMHGMNDEVNMRHYGGLRKYMPVTFVTFGLGYLAIIGFPGLSGFFSKDKIIEAAFAKGGTEGWILGAVTLIGAAVTAFYMTRVMILTFFGEKRWQPDADGHQPHPHESPRTMTVPMIVLAIGSVFAGGLFSINSSFLNWLEPVTGHSEGHSPLPSIAVTLLTSACMLAGVGVAYLVYGRSPVPVIAPVGSALTRAARRDLLQDDFNHAVLVRPGSALTAALVFFDSKGLDGVVNGLAATIGGVSSRLRRVQNGYVRSYALSMFGGTLVLVATTLLMRSV, translated from the coding sequence GTGAACTCTCTCATTCCGCTGCTCGTAGCGGCGCCGCTGCTCGGTGCTGCCCTGCTGCTGCTCGGCGGCCGGGCCCTGGACCGGTTCGGCCACTGGCTGGGCACCTTCGCCGCGCTGCTCTCCTTCGTCTTCGGGCTGCTGCTCTTCTCCCAGATGCTCGGCCGCAGCGTGGACCAACGCACCGTCCACCAGCACCTGTTCAGCTGGATCCCGGTGGCCGGCTTCCAGGCCGACGTCTCCTTCCAGCTCGACCAGCTGTCGATCACCTTCGTGCTGCTGATCACCGGCGTCGGCACCCTGATCCACCTCTACTCGGTGGGCTACATGGCGCACGACGAGCGCCGCCGCCGCTTCTTCGGCTACCTCAACCTCTTCCTGGCCGCCATGCTGCTGCTCGTGCTGGCGGACAACTACCTGCTGCTGTACGTCGGTTGGGAGGGCGTCGGGCTCGCCTCGTACCTGCTGATCGGCTTCTGGCAGCACAAGCCGAGCGCGGCCACCGCGGCCAAGAAGGCCTTCATCGTCAACCGGGTCGGCGACATGGGCCTGTCGATCGCGATCATGCTGATGTTCGCCCAGTTCGGCAGCTTCGCCTTCGGCCCGGTCTTCGACACCGCGCACCAGGCGAGCCAGGGCCGGCTGACCGCGATCGGCCTGATGCTGCTGCTCGCGGCCTGCGGCAAGTCGGCCCAGGTGCCGCTGCAGAGCTGGCTCGGCGACGCGATGGAGGGCCCGACCCCGGTCTCCGCGCTGATCCACGCGGCCACCATGGTGACCGCCGGCGTCTACCTGATCACCCGCTCGCACGCGATCTTCGACCTCGCACCGGACGCGCAGACCGCGGTGGTCTGCGTCGGCGCGGTGACGCTGCTCTTCGGTGCGATCGTCGGTTGCGCCAAGGACGACATCAAGAAGGCGCTGGCCGGCTCGACCATGTCGCAGATCGGCTACATGATCCTGGCGGCGGGCCTGGGCCCGATCGGCTACGTCTTCGCGATCATGCACCTGGTCACCCACGGCTTCTTCAAGGCCGGGCTCTTCCTCGGCGCCGGATCGGTCATGCACGGCATGAACGACGAGGTGAACATGCGTCACTACGGCGGCCTGCGCAAGTACATGCCGGTCACCTTCGTCACCTTCGGGCTCGGCTACCTGGCGATCATCGGGTTCCCGGGGCTGTCCGGCTTCTTCTCCAAGGACAAGATCATCGAGGCCGCCTTCGCCAAGGGCGGCACCGAGGGCTGGATCCTGGGCGCGGTCACCCTGATCGGCGCCGCGGTCACCGCGTTCTACATGACCCGAGTGATGATCCTGACCTTCTTCGGCGAGAAGCGTTGGCAGCCGGACGCCGACGGCCACCAGCCGCACCCGCACGAGTCGCCGAGGACGATGACCGTGCCGATGATCGTGCTGGCGATCGGATCGGTCTTCGCAGGCGGCCTGTTCAGCATCAACAGCTCCTTCCTGAACTGGCTGGAGCCGGTCACCGGGCACAGCGAGGGCCACTCCCCGCTGCCCTCGATCGCCGTCACCCTGCTCACCAGCGCCTGCATGCTGGCCGGCGTCGGCGTCGCCTACCTGGTCTACGGGCGCTCGCCGGTGCCGGTCATCGCGCCGGTCGGCTCCGCGCTCACCCGGGCGGCCCGCCGCGACCTGCTCCAGGACGACTTCAACCACGCCGTCCTGGTGCGCCCCGGCTCCGCGTTGACCGCGGCGCTGGTCTTCTTCGACAGCAAGGGACTTGACGGCGTCGTCAACGGCCTGGCCGCCACCATCGGGGGCGTCTCCAGCCGGCTGCGCCGAGTGCAGAACGGCTACGTCCGCTCCTACGCCCTGTCCATGTTCGGCGGCACGCTGGTGCTGGTCGCCACCACCCTCCTGATGAGGTCCGTATGA
- the nuoK gene encoding NADH-quinone oxidoreductase subunit NuoK translates to MNPVNYLYLAALLFTIGASGVLIRRNAIVLFMCVELMLNAANLALVTFSRLHGNLDGQIMAFFTMVVAAAEVVVGLAIIVSIFRTRHSASVDDSNLMKL, encoded by the coding sequence GTGAACCCGGTCAACTACCTGTACCTCGCGGCCCTGTTGTTCACCATCGGGGCCAGCGGGGTGCTGATCAGGCGCAACGCCATCGTCCTGTTCATGTGCGTGGAGCTGATGCTCAACGCCGCCAACCTCGCCCTGGTCACCTTCTCCCGGCTGCACGGCAACCTGGACGGCCAGATCATGGCCTTCTTCACCATGGTGGTCGCCGCGGCCGAGGTCGTGGTGGGCCTGGCGATCATCGTGAGCATCTTCAGGACCAGGCACTCGGCTTCGGTCGACGACAGCAACCTGATGAAGCTGTAG
- a CDS encoding NADH-quinone oxidoreductase subunit J, with amino-acid sequence MTSTGEAVQFWVLAVIAVGGALGMLLMRKAVHSALCLAATMLALAVCYLAQGAVFLGVVQIVVYTGAIMMLFLFVVMLVGVTAADSLKEQLKGQRIAAVLCGLGFGVLLIAGIANAKLGHFTGLTEANAEGNVQGLARLIFTKYVWAFEVTGALLITAAVGAMLLTHREHIHPLPTQRELAAQRIKDNKQIPPLPAPGVYARHNAVDIPGLLPDGTISEDSVMATLRERGQIRDVSQDMLHRMAELENTTADWLGRAPSERPVPGQGQGRPALTTAAKTAVSTKETKEEVQ; translated from the coding sequence ATGACCTCCACCGGCGAGGCGGTCCAGTTCTGGGTGCTCGCGGTGATCGCGGTCGGCGGCGCGCTGGGCATGCTGCTGATGCGCAAGGCCGTGCACAGCGCGCTCTGCCTGGCCGCCACCATGCTGGCGCTGGCGGTCTGCTACCTGGCCCAGGGCGCGGTCTTCCTGGGCGTGGTGCAGATCGTGGTCTACACCGGCGCGATCATGATGCTCTTCCTCTTCGTGGTGATGCTGGTCGGCGTCACGGCCGCGGACTCGCTCAAGGAGCAGCTCAAGGGCCAGCGGATCGCCGCCGTGCTCTGCGGCCTGGGCTTCGGGGTGCTGCTGATCGCGGGCATCGCCAACGCCAAGCTCGGCCACTTCACCGGCCTGACCGAGGCGAACGCCGAGGGCAACGTGCAGGGCCTGGCCCGGCTGATCTTCACCAAGTACGTCTGGGCCTTCGAGGTCACCGGCGCGCTGCTGATCACCGCGGCGGTCGGCGCGATGCTGCTCACCCACCGCGAGCACATCCACCCCCTGCCCACCCAGCGGGAGTTGGCGGCCCAGCGGATCAAGGACAACAAGCAGATCCCGCCGCTGCCGGCGCCCGGCGTCTACGCCCGGCACAACGCGGTGGACATCCCGGGCCTGCTGCCGGACGGCACCATCTCCGAGGACTCGGTGATGGCCACCCTGCGCGAGCGCGGCCAGATCCGCGACGTCAGCCAGGACATGTTGCACCGGATGGCCGAGTTGGAGAACACCACCGCCGACTGGCTGGGCCGCGCGCCCTCCGAGCGGCCGGTGCCAGGTCAGGGACAGGGCCGCCCGGCGCTGACCACCGCCGCCAAGACCGCGGTGTCGACGAAGGAGACGAAGGAGGAGGTGCAGTGA
- the nuoI gene encoding NADH-quinone oxidoreductase subunit NuoI, with product MPESDDKPSLLGPAAGFGVTFKAMFKKRLTEQYPEQKKPTAPRFHGRHQLNRHPDGLEKCVGCELCAWACPADAIYVEGADNTEEERYSPGERYGAVYQINYARCILCGLCIEACPTRALTMTNEYELADSSRADLIFTKEQLLSGLTEGMVEPPHVMYPGTDEGAYYRGEVTHAAPGTETQERHEREVSS from the coding sequence ATGCCAGAGTCCGACGACAAGCCGTCGCTGCTGGGACCGGCCGCCGGCTTCGGCGTGACCTTCAAGGCCATGTTCAAGAAGCGGCTGACCGAGCAGTACCCGGAGCAGAAGAAGCCCACCGCCCCCCGCTTCCACGGCCGCCACCAGCTCAACCGTCACCCGGACGGCCTGGAGAAGTGCGTCGGCTGCGAGCTGTGCGCCTGGGCCTGCCCGGCGGACGCGATCTACGTGGAGGGCGCCGACAACACCGAGGAGGAGCGTTACTCCCCGGGCGAGCGCTACGGCGCGGTCTACCAGATCAACTACGCCCGCTGCATCCTGTGCGGGCTGTGCATCGAGGCCTGCCCGACCCGCGCGCTGACCATGACCAACGAGTACGAGCTGGCCGACTCCTCGCGGGCCGACCTGATCTTCACCAAGGAGCAGCTGCTGTCGGGGCTGACCGAGGGCATGGTCGAGCCGCCGCACGTGATGTACCCGGGCACCGACGAGGGCGCGTACTACCGCGGTGAGGTCACCCACGCCGCGCCCGGTACCGAGACCCAGGAGCGCCACGAGCGGGAGGTGAGCTCATGA
- the nuoH gene encoding NADH-quinone oxidoreductase subunit NuoH, whose product MLHAQLAAGYETLGFFGRDPWWLVLLKAVFCFAFLLITVLFSIVWERKVVAWMQLRIGPNRHGPWGLLQSLADGVKLALKEDLVVSGADKVVYILAPVVCAIPAFMAIAVIPFGPADNEISIFGTRTPMQLTDLPVALLYILATASIGIYGIVLAGWSSGSTYPLLGGLRSAAQVISYEIAMGLSFAGVFIYSGSMSTSQIVDSQHSTWFAVLLPVSFIVYIIAMVGETNRAPFDLPEAEGELVGGFNTEYSSLKFAMFMLAEYVNMVTVSAVASTLFLGGWRAPWPITTFWAGANHGWWPLLWIVIKIQLLLFFFIWLRGTLPRLRYDQFMKLGWKVLIPISLVWLVMVASVRALRNEGNGFGNVVLYVGAPVGALLLLSLLWDAFRDKEKRAEPAPPIGEFDPMAGGYPVPPLPGQELGPVPRRRSRVPRATPPQELADALNGANHGANHVEGS is encoded by the coding sequence ATGCTCCACGCGCAACTCGCCGCCGGCTACGAGACGCTGGGCTTCTTCGGGCGTGACCCGTGGTGGCTGGTGCTGCTCAAGGCGGTCTTCTGCTTCGCCTTCCTGCTGATCACCGTGCTGTTCTCGATCGTCTGGGAGCGCAAGGTCGTCGCCTGGATGCAGCTGCGGATCGGCCCCAACCGGCACGGCCCCTGGGGCCTGCTGCAGTCGCTGGCCGACGGCGTCAAGCTCGCCCTCAAGGAGGACCTGGTGGTCTCCGGGGCGGACAAGGTGGTCTACATCCTGGCCCCGGTGGTCTGCGCGATCCCGGCCTTCATGGCGATCGCGGTGATCCCGTTCGGCCCCGCCGACAACGAGATCTCGATCTTCGGCACCCGCACCCCGATGCAGCTCACCGACCTGCCGGTGGCCCTGCTCTACATCCTGGCCACCGCCTCGATCGGGATCTACGGCATCGTGCTGGCGGGTTGGTCCTCCGGCTCCACCTACCCGCTGCTCGGCGGTCTGCGCTCGGCCGCCCAGGTGATCTCCTACGAGATCGCGATGGGCCTCTCCTTCGCCGGTGTCTTCATCTACTCCGGCTCGATGTCGACCTCGCAGATCGTCGACTCGCAACACTCCACCTGGTTCGCGGTGCTGCTCCCGGTCTCCTTCATCGTCTACATCATCGCGATGGTCGGCGAGACCAACCGGGCGCCCTTCGACCTGCCCGAGGCCGAGGGCGAGTTGGTCGGCGGCTTCAACACCGAGTACAGCTCGCTGAAGTTCGCGATGTTCATGCTGGCCGAGTACGTCAACATGGTCACCGTCTCGGCGGTCGCCAGCACCCTGTTCCTGGGCGGCTGGCGGGCCCCGTGGCCGATCACCACCTTCTGGGCCGGCGCCAACCACGGCTGGTGGCCGCTGCTCTGGATCGTGATCAAGATCCAGCTGCTGCTCTTCTTCTTCATCTGGCTGCGCGGCACGCTGCCCCGGCTGCGCTACGACCAGTTCATGAAGCTCGGCTGGAAGGTGCTGATCCCCATCTCGCTGGTCTGGCTGGTGATGGTGGCCAGCGTCCGGGCGCTGCGCAACGAGGGCAACGGCTTCGGCAACGTGGTGCTCTACGTGGGCGCCCCGGTGGGCGCGCTGCTGCTGCTCTCGCTGCTCTGGGACGCCTTCAGGGACAAGGAGAAGCGGGCCGAACCCGCGCCGCCGATCGGGGAGTTCGACCCGATGGCGGGCGGCTACCCGGTCCCGCCGCTGCCGGGCCAGGAGCTGGGGCCGGTGCCACGTCGGCGCAGCCGGGTGCCGCGGGCCACCCCGCCGCAGGAGCTGGCGGACGCGCTGAACGGCGCCAACCACGGCGCCAACCATGTGGAAGGGAGCTGA
- a CDS encoding NADH-quinone oxidoreductase subunit G produces MTVTEPSAVKAATDLVTLTIDGVEVQVPKGTLVIRAAETIGTQVPRFCDHPLLDPVGACRQCIVEIEGQRKPVASCTIPVAEGMVVRTQLSSPVAEKAQRGVMELLLINHPLDCPVCDKGGECPLQNQAMSTGAADSRFEGMKRTYEKPIPISSQVLLDRERCVLCARCTRFSQQIAGDPFIELLERGALEQVGIGDGDAFASYFSGNTIQICPVGALTSAAYRFRSRPFDLVSSPSVCEHCSSGCAQRTDHRRGKVLRRLAGEDPEVNEEWNCDKGRFAFRYAQQRDRLTSPLVRDRVSGELVETSWPQALAAAADGLRGSRTAVLTGGRVTVEDAYGYAKFARVVLGTNDVDFRARPHSGEEADFLAVAVAGRGVDLGGPNLSNTDPSRPAPVTYRALAQAPVVLLAGFEPEEESPIVFLRLRKASRSGLKVVAIADHRSRGLAKLGGALLPAAPGTEAEWLGALAAEEPLSDEAGRAAELLRRPGAVILVGERLAQTAGALTSALRLSHATGAQLAWVPRRAGERGALEAGALPGLLPGGRPVTMAAARAEAAAAWGVAELPARLGRDTGQILAAAAHGDLDALVIGGVDPDDLPDPQLAEEALARVGFVISLELRPSAVTAHADVVLPVAAVAEKAGTFLNWEGRVRMFEAALKPDQQMGRHLHSDVRVLHMLADALGHRLELPDIRAARRELDAFTPWTGDRPAAPAGHPTALPRPATGQAVLAGWRLLLDRGTLQQGDEHLAGTRHAAVARLSPTTAAEIGASDSLRVSGPAGSLVLPLELTAEMPERTVWLPLNSTDQGVYRTLGTTVGHLVTIAPAEGER; encoded by the coding sequence ATGACCGTCACGGAGCCGTCCGCCGTAAAGGCCGCCACCGACCTCGTCACGCTCACCATCGACGGCGTCGAAGTCCAGGTCCCCAAGGGCACCTTGGTGATCCGCGCCGCCGAGACCATCGGCACCCAGGTGCCCCGGTTCTGCGACCACCCGCTGCTCGACCCGGTCGGCGCCTGCCGCCAGTGCATCGTGGAGATCGAGGGCCAGCGCAAGCCGGTCGCCTCCTGCACCATCCCGGTCGCCGAGGGCATGGTGGTGCGCACCCAGCTCAGCTCGCCGGTGGCCGAGAAGGCCCAACGCGGCGTCATGGAGCTGCTGTTGATCAACCACCCGCTGGACTGCCCGGTCTGCGACAAGGGCGGCGAGTGCCCGCTGCAGAACCAGGCGATGTCCACCGGCGCCGCCGACTCCCGCTTCGAGGGCATGAAGCGGACCTACGAGAAGCCGATCCCGATCAGCAGCCAGGTGCTGCTGGACCGCGAACGCTGCGTGCTCTGCGCCCGCTGCACCCGCTTCTCCCAGCAGATCGCCGGTGACCCGTTCATCGAGCTGCTGGAGCGCGGCGCGCTGGAGCAGGTCGGCATCGGCGACGGCGATGCCTTCGCCTCGTACTTCTCCGGCAACACCATCCAGATCTGCCCGGTCGGCGCGCTCACCTCGGCCGCCTACCGGTTCCGCTCGCGCCCCTTCGACCTGGTCTCCTCGCCCAGCGTGTGCGAGCACTGCTCCTCGGGCTGCGCGCAGCGCACCGACCACCGGCGCGGCAAGGTGCTGCGGCGCCTGGCCGGCGAGGACCCGGAGGTCAACGAGGAGTGGAACTGCGACAAGGGCCGGTTCGCCTTCCGCTACGCCCAGCAGCGCGACCGGCTGACCAGCCCGCTGGTGCGCGACCGGGTCAGCGGCGAGCTCGTCGAGACCTCCTGGCCGCAGGCGCTGGCGGCGGCCGCCGACGGCCTGCGGGGCTCGCGCACCGCGGTGCTCACCGGCGGCCGGGTCACCGTCGAGGACGCCTACGGCTACGCCAAGTTCGCCCGGGTGGTGCTCGGCACCAACGACGTGGACTTCCGGGCCCGCCCGCACAGCGGTGAGGAGGCGGACTTCCTGGCCGTCGCGGTCGCCGGGCGCGGGGTCGACCTCGGCGGCCCCAACCTGAGCAACACCGACCCCAGCAGGCCCGCCCCGGTCACCTACCGGGCGCTGGCGCAGGCGCCGGTGGTGCTGCTGGCCGGCTTCGAGCCCGAGGAGGAGTCGCCGATCGTCTTCCTGCGGCTGCGCAAGGCGAGCCGCTCGGGCCTCAAGGTCGTCGCCATCGCCGACCACCGCTCGCGCGGCCTGGCCAAGCTCGGCGGCGCGCTGCTGCCGGCCGCCCCGGGCACCGAGGCCGAGTGGCTCGGCGCGCTGGCCGCCGAGGAGCCGCTGAGCGACGAGGCCGGGCGGGCCGCCGAACTGCTGCGCCGCCCCGGCGCGGTGATCCTGGTCGGCGAGCGCCTGGCGCAGACGGCCGGCGCGCTCACCTCGGCCCTGCGCCTGTCGCACGCCACCGGGGCCCAGCTGGCCTGGGTGCCGCGCCGGGCCGGCGAGCGCGGCGCGCTGGAGGCCGGCGCGCTGCCGGGCCTGCTGCCCGGCGGCCGTCCGGTCACCATGGCGGCCGCTCGGGCCGAGGCCGCCGCCGCCTGGGGGGTGGCCGAACTGCCCGCCCGGCTCGGGCGCGACACCGGGCAGATCCTGGCCGCCGCGGCCCACGGTGACCTGGACGCGCTGGTGATCGGCGGCGTCGACCCCGACGACCTGCCGGACCCCCAGCTCGCCGAGGAGGCGCTGGCCAGGGTCGGCTTCGTGATCTCACTGGAGCTGCGCCCCTCGGCCGTCACCGCGCACGCCGACGTGGTGCTGCCGGTGGCCGCGGTCGCCGAGAAGGCCGGCACCTTCCTGAACTGGGAGGGCCGGGTGCGGATGTTCGAGGCCGCGCTCAAGCCCGACCAGCAGATGGGCCGTCACCTGCACTCGGACGTACGGGTGTTGCACATGCTCGCGGATGCGCTCGGCCACCGCCTGGAGCTGCCCGACATCCGGGCCGCCCGGCGCGAACTGGACGCCTTCACCCCGTGGACCGGCGACCGTCCCGCCGCGCCGGCCGGACACCCGACCGCGCTGCCCAGGCCCGCCACCGGGCAGGCGGTGCTGGCCGGTTGGCGGCTGCTGCTGGACCGCGGCACGCTGCAGCAGGGCGACGAGCACCTGGCCGGCACCCGGCACGCCGCCGTGGCCCGGCTCTCGCCGACCACGGCCGCCGAAATCGGCGCGAGCGACTCGTTGCGCGTCAGCGGCCCGGCCGGATCGCTGGTACTGCCGCTGGAGCTCACCGCGGAGATGCCAGAGCGCACCGTCTGGCTGCCGCTCAACTCCACCGACCAAGGCGTCTACCGCACCCTCGGTACCACGGTCGGTCACCTGGTGACCATCGCCCCGGCGGAAGGAGAACGGTAA
- the nuoF gene encoding NADH-quinone oxidoreductase subunit NuoF has protein sequence MTATEPAEKLLSPVLSASWDDHRPWSLETYQRHDGYQGLRNALEMDPDALIALVKESGLRGRGGAGFPTGLKWQFIPQNDGKPHYLVVNADESEPGTCKDIPLLFANPHALIEGMVIASYAIRCDHAFIYLRGEVVPVLRRLHAAVAEAYAAGFLGRDILGSGVNLDITVHAGAGAYICGEETALLDSLEGRRGQPRLRPPFPAIEGLYACPTVVNNVESIASVPAILVRGKEWFTSLGTEKSPGFTLYSLSGHVTNPGQYEAPLGVTLRQLLEISGGVRAGHQLKFWTPGGSSTPMFTDEHLDVPLDYEGVGAAGSMLGTKALQVFDETTCVVRAVTRWTEFYAHESCGKCTPCREGTYWLVQLLRRIEAGQGVEGDLEKLLDIADNINGKSFCALGDGAASPIASSLKYFRAEYERHLTERRCPFDPAAATVWAESPRASAPEPVTEREVHA, from the coding sequence ATGACCGCCACCGAGCCAGCCGAGAAGCTGCTCAGCCCCGTGCTCTCCGCCTCCTGGGACGACCACCGGCCGTGGTCGCTGGAAACCTACCAACGCCACGACGGCTACCAGGGCCTGCGCAACGCGCTGGAGATGGACCCCGACGCGCTGATCGCGCTGGTCAAGGAGTCCGGCCTGCGCGGGCGCGGCGGCGCCGGCTTCCCCACCGGCCTGAAGTGGCAGTTCATTCCGCAGAACGACGGCAAGCCGCACTACCTGGTGGTCAACGCGGACGAGTCGGAGCCCGGGACCTGCAAGGACATCCCGCTGCTCTTCGCCAACCCGCACGCGCTGATCGAGGGCATGGTGATCGCCTCCTACGCGATCCGCTGCGACCACGCCTTCATCTACCTGCGCGGCGAGGTGGTGCCGGTGCTGCGCCGGCTGCACGCCGCCGTCGCCGAGGCGTATGCGGCCGGGTTCCTCGGCCGGGACATCCTCGGCTCGGGGGTCAACCTGGACATCACCGTGCACGCCGGTGCGGGTGCCTACATCTGCGGCGAGGAGACCGCGCTGCTCGACTCGCTGGAGGGCCGGCGCGGCCAGCCCAGGCTGCGGCCACCGTTCCCGGCGATCGAGGGCCTGTACGCCTGCCCGACCGTGGTCAACAACGTCGAGTCGATCGCCTCGGTGCCCGCGATCCTGGTCCGCGGCAAGGAGTGGTTCACCTCGCTGGGCACCGAGAAGTCGCCCGGCTTCACCCTCTACTCGCTCTCCGGGCACGTCACCAACCCCGGCCAGTACGAGGCACCGCTGGGTGTGACACTGCGTCAGCTGCTGGAGATCAGTGGCGGGGTGCGAGCCGGACACCAGCTCAAGTTCTGGACCCCGGGCGGCAGTTCCACCCCGATGTTCACCGACGAGCACCTCGACGTGCCGCTCGACTACGAGGGTGTGGGCGCGGCCGGCTCGATGCTCGGCACCAAGGCGCTGCAGGTCTTCGACGAGACCACCTGCGTGGTGCGCGCGGTCACCCGGTGGACCGAGTTCTACGCCCACGAGTCCTGCGGCAAGTGCACCCCGTGCCGCGAAGGGACGTACTGGCTGGTCCAGTTGCTGCGGCGGATCGAGGCGGGCCAGGGCGTCGAGGGTGACCTGGAGAAGCTGCTCGACATCGCCGACAACATCAACGGCAAGTCCTTCTGCGCACTGGGCGACGGCGCGGCCAGCCCGATCGCCTCCTCGCTGAAGTACTTCCGGGCCGAGTACGAGCGCCACCTCACCGAGCGCCGCTGCCCGTTCGACCCGGCCGCCGCCACCGTCTGGGCCGAGAGCCCCCGTGCCTCGGCCCCCGAGCCCGTCACCGAGAGGGAGGTGCACGCATGA
- the nuoE gene encoding NADH-quinone oxidoreductase subunit NuoE, with product MPALPAKPYPPETHQRLAADAKELIARYPHSRSALLPLLHLVQAEEGFVSATGIRFCAEQLELTTAEVTAVATFYTMYRRKPAGEYHVGVCTNTLCAVLGGDEIFAELQQHLGIANNETTEDGSVSIEHIECNAACDYAPVVMVNWEFFDNQTPASAKQLVDELRAGAEVRPTRGAKLCSFKETARILAGFPDERAGANEESGAGGAPSLAGLRLAKGESLPGAPAARVVSPRNEGTEA from the coding sequence CTGCCGGCGCTGCCGGCCAAGCCCTATCCGCCCGAGACGCACCAGCGCCTCGCCGCCGACGCGAAGGAGCTGATCGCCCGCTATCCGCACTCGCGCTCCGCCCTGTTGCCGCTGCTGCACCTGGTCCAGGCCGAGGAGGGCTTCGTCAGCGCGACCGGAATCCGGTTCTGCGCCGAGCAGTTGGAGCTGACCACGGCCGAGGTGACGGCGGTGGCCACCTTCTACACGATGTACCGGCGCAAGCCCGCCGGGGAGTACCACGTGGGCGTGTGCACCAACACGCTCTGCGCGGTGCTCGGCGGCGACGAGATCTTCGCCGAACTCCAGCAGCACCTGGGCATCGCCAACAACGAGACCACCGAGGACGGTTCGGTCTCGATCGAGCACATCGAGTGCAACGCGGCCTGCGACTACGCGCCCGTGGTGATGGTCAACTGGGAGTTCTTCGACAACCAGACGCCGGCCAGTGCCAAGCAGTTGGTCGACGAGCTGCGCGCGGGCGCCGAGGTGCGGCCCACCCGTGGCGCCAAGCTCTGCTCCTTCAAGGAGACCGCCCGGATCCTGGCCGGCTTCCCCGACGAGCGCGCGGGCGCCAACGAGGAGTCCGGCGCGGGCGGTGCGCCCAGCCTGGCCGGGCTGCGGCTGGCCAAGGGCGAGTCGCTGCCCGGCGCGCCCGCGGCCCGCGTGGTCTCCCCGCGCAACGAAGGGACGGAAGCGTGA